From the genome of Longimicrobiales bacterium:
GCAGGGCGAGGACGAGGGCGAGGGCCAGTGTCGAGGGATCGTGGTCGACACGGTCCTCACCGCCAGCGCTCGCCCTCGTCCTCGCCCTGCGCTGTTGCAGTTTCCCCGCGCTGTTGCATACAATATCCCGTCTCAGGTCCCTGACAGTTCCCCCGTTTCCCGCAGGAGTGTGCTCCAATGACAGGTGCGCGCCCGCGGCGCCGGCCGTTCAACGGCCGTCGCGCTGCCAGCATTGCCCTTGGGCTGGCCGTCCTCGCGTCCGCGGCCAGCGCGCAGGAGCCGTATCGCCAGCCGCCGCAGGTGATCGTCGACATTCTCGACGCGCCGCCGCTGCCGGGGGTCTCGGTATCGCCGGACCGCGAGTGGCTGCTGTTGCAGGAGCGCTCGAGCATGCCGACCATCGAGGACATGGCGGAGCCGATCCTGCGCATTGCGGGAACGCGCATCAATCCGGCGCGCAACTCGAGTGCAGGCATCCCGCGGACGGTGGGGCTGCGCGTGAAGTCGATCGATGGTCGCACGGAGCGGGCGATCCGCACGCCGGCGAACGCGATCATCGGCTGGACCGGCTGGTCGCCTGACGGGCAGCGCATCGCGTTCCTGAACATGCTCGAGGACCGGGTGGAGCTGTGGGTGGCCGAGGCGGCCACGGGTGAAGCGCGCCGGGTGACGGACGCGGCGGTCAATGCGATCGGCAACGGCGCCTGCCAGTGGATGGACGGAACCACGATGCTGTGCGGCTTCGTGCCGGATGGCCGCGGCGCGCCGCCGCAGCCGATGCGCGTGCCGACCGGTCCGACCACGCAGGAGTCGTCCGGCCGGGCGGCGCCGGTGCGCACGTACCAGGACCTGCTCTCCAACGCATACGACGTCGCGCTCTTCGAGTACTACTTCCCGGCGCAGCTTGCCTTCGTCGACGTGACGACGGGCGCGCGCACGCCGGTCGGCAACCCCGGGATCTTCGCGGGCGTCGACCCGTCGCCGAGCGGCGAGTTCGTGCTGGTACGCCGCATCGTGCAGCCGTACTCGTACCAGGTCCCGATGTATCTCTTCCCGCAGGAGATCGAAGTGTGGAACCGGAGCGGTGCCGTCGCGTACCGCGTCGCCTCGCAGCCGCTGCTCGACAACCTGCCGCCGGGCGGCTGGGTGCAGACGGGGCCGCGCAGCGTGTCCTGGCGCCCTGCACAGCCTGCGACGCTGTACTGGGCCGAGGCACTGGACGGCGGCAACCCGCGAGCGGACGCCGAGTACCGGGACCGCATCATGATGATCTCCGCACCGTTCTCGGGGGAGCCGCGGGAGCTCGCGCGCACCGGGCAGCGCTTTGCCGGCATCGACTGGGCGGAGCGGGACGTCGCGCTGATCAGTGACATGGAGCGTGCGAAGCGGTGGCGGCGCACCTGGGTGTTCCGCCCCGACCAGCCGTCCGCCGAGTGGCGGCTGCTGCACGAGTACAGCACGGAGGACGCGTACAACGATCCCGGCTCGCCCATCATGCGGACAGCCGAGGCCGGAAACCGTGTGCTCCTGCAGCGCGGCAACTCGATCTACCTGGAGGGGCGCGGTGCAGGCCCGGAGGGTGACCATCCCTTCGTCGACCGGCTGGACCTGAACACACTGCGCACGCAGCGCGTCTGGCAGTCCGAGAAGGGCGCGTTCGAGTCGCCGGTAGCGCTGCTGGACGATGACGCGCGCCGCATCCTTACACGGCGTGAGACGCCCACCGATCCGCCGAACTACTTCGTGCGCGACACGCGCAACAACCGCGGTGTTGCGCTCACCGACTTCGAGGATCCTGCACCGCAGCTGCGCGGACTGCAGAAGCAGCTCGTGACGTACGAGCGCGCCGATGGCGTTCCGCTGAACGGCACGCTCTACCTGCCGCCGGATTACCGGGAAGGACAGCGGCTGCCGGTGGTGGTGTGGGCGTACCCGCGCGAGTACGTGAACGCCGACGTCGCGGGCCAGGTGCGCAGCTCGGCGAATCGCTTCGACACGTTCAACGGCGCGTCGCACCTGTTCTTCCTGACGCAGGGCTACGCCGTGTTCGACGGTCCCAGCATGCCGATCATCGGTGGCGACACGGCGAACAACAGCTACGTGGAGCAGCTCGTCGCCAGCGCACAGGCAGCAGTGGACAAGGTCGTCGAGATGGGCATCGCGGATCCCGACCGCATCGGCGTGGGCGGCCACAGCTACGGCGCGTTCATGACGGCGAACCTGCTCGCACACTCCGACGTCTTCCGCGCCGGCATCGCACGCAGCGGCGCGTACAACCGCACGCTCACGCCGTTCGGCTTCCAGTCCGAGCAGCGCACGTTCTGGGAGGCGCCGGACCTCTACGCACGCATGTCGCCGTTCTGGTATGCCGACGAGATCAACGAGCCGATCCTGCTGATCCACGGCGAGGCCGACAACAACTCGGGCACGTTCCCCGTGCAGTCGGAGCGCATGTTCGCAGCAGTGAAGGGCCATGGCGGAACGGTCCGGCTCGTGATGCTGCCGCACGAGAGCCACGGCTACCTCGGCCGCGAGTCGGTGCTGCACGCACTCGCCGAGATGGTCGGCTGGTTCGACAAGTACGTGAAGAACGCTCCGCCGCGCGAGCGCGCGACCTCGCAGCAGTAGGCGGACGTTTGCCGTATCCGATCGAGCGCGGGGGCGGGCGGTCCCGCAAGGGTCCGCTCGTGCCCGCCTTCATGCGACGCCTGGGCGCAACGCTCGAGGCCATGCCGCGCCGTCTGCTCGGCGTCATCGTCGCGCTCCTGCTCCTGCTGGTCACCACGGTCGACGTCCTGACGCCGGCCTCCGTGGTGATCGGCGTGTTCTACGTCATTCCCATCATCATCGCCTCCTGCTGGCTCGGCCCGCGCGCCGCCGTGTTGAGCGTGCTGGTCGCGAGCATCGGGGTGATGCTCGCGCAATCGGTTGGACCGGGCACGGAGGTGCTGAGCCCCGGCACGCGCATCTGGAACTCATTCGCACAGGCCATCCTCTTCTTCACGGTTGCTGCGATCCAGTCTTCGCTCTGCGCGGCACTCGCACACGAGCGAGAGCTGGCTCGCACCGATCCGGTGACGGGCGTCGCGAACGAGCGCTACTTCATGCAGCTGGCTTACCGGGAGCAGCGGCGCTCGCGCCGCTACCGCACTCCGCTCACGGTCGGCTACGTCGGCATCGAGTGGGTCGACCCCGAGCCGGAAGGCAACCGTCGCCGCAAGACCGAGGATCTCGCGGTCGACGTCGCGGCGGCACTCGCCAGCTGCGTCCGCGAGATCGACGTCCTCGCCCGCATGGGACCGGGCGAGTTCGCCGTGCTGCTGCCGCACGCCGATGGGCAGGGCGCCCGCATCGTGTTCGAGCGCCTGAACGACTCGCTCGAGGGAGTCCGCACGCGCTGGCCGGTGCGCTGGAACATCGGCGTCGTCACGTTCCCCGCGCCTCCCGACCAGACCGAGGAGCTCGTCCGCGCCGCGGAACGCCTGATGCACTCCGTCCGCAGCGCCGGCGGCGTCATTCGCTACGCAGCCATATCGCCGGCATCGGTACAGGCCCACTCTCCCTTCGGCGCGTAGCCAGTAGCTCCCGCTGTTCCCGGGCCCGGACCCAGGGCCCGGGCCCCCGGCCCGCAGTTGACCCACCAGCTGCCGCGGCCTCAGCTCACACGGGACCACGTCCACGCCATCCGGGTATCAAGCGCCCTGATTCAACCCAGCGCCAGAATCCAGCATGCGTGAGCAGATCGTTGTTCGCGGCGCCCGCGAGCACAACCTGAAGGACATCGACGTCGAGATCCCGCGCGACCAGCTCATCGTGGTCACCGGTCTCTCCGGCTCCGGCAAGAGCTCGCTCGCCTTCGACACCATCTACGCCGAAGGCCAGCGCCGCTACGTGGAGTCGCTCTCCGCCTATGCGCGCCAGTTTCTCGGTGTCATGGAGAAGCCGGACGTCGACGTCATCGACGGGCTGTCCCCGGCGATTTCCATCGAGCAGAAGACGACAGGCCGCAACCCGCGCTCGACCGTCGGCACCGTAACGGAGATCTACGACTACCTGCGCCTGCTCTGGGCGCGCGTCGGCATTCCGCACTGTCCGAACTGCGGTCAGCCGGTGCGCCGGCAGTCTTCCACCCAGATCGTCGACCAGGTGCTCGCGCTGCCGGAGAAGACGCGCATCGAGGTGCTCGCGCCCCTCGTGCGCGGCCGCAAGGGCGAGTTCCGCGACCTGTTCGAGGAGATGCGCAGAAAGGGCTTCGTCCGCGTGCGCGTCGATGGCGAGACGTACGAGCTGGAATCACCGCCGAAGCTGAACCGCTACGAGAACCACACGATCAGCGTCGTCGTCGACCGGCTCGTCGTGCGTGCGGCCGACCGTTCGCGCCTCGCCGACTCCATCGAAACGGCGCTAGCCGCCGGCAACGGCGTCGCAGAGGTGATCGAGCACGGGGCTGCGGAGAAGATCCACACGTTCAGCGAGCGCTACGCGTGCACCAACTGCGGCACCAGCATGCCGGAGCTCGAGCCGCGGCAGTTCTCCTTCAACTCGCCCTTCGGCGCCTGCGAGGCGTGCGGCGGTCTCGGTACGCGCAAGGAAGCGAGCGAGGACCTGGTCGTCGGCGACTCG
Proteins encoded in this window:
- a CDS encoding prolyl oligopeptidase family serine peptidase; this encodes MTGARPRRRPFNGRRAASIALGLAVLASAASAQEPYRQPPQVIVDILDAPPLPGVSVSPDREWLLLQERSSMPTIEDMAEPILRIAGTRINPARNSSAGIPRTVGLRVKSIDGRTERAIRTPANAIIGWTGWSPDGQRIAFLNMLEDRVELWVAEAATGEARRVTDAAVNAIGNGACQWMDGTTMLCGFVPDGRGAPPQPMRVPTGPTTQESSGRAAPVRTYQDLLSNAYDVALFEYYFPAQLAFVDVTTGARTPVGNPGIFAGVDPSPSGEFVLVRRIVQPYSYQVPMYLFPQEIEVWNRSGAVAYRVASQPLLDNLPPGGWVQTGPRSVSWRPAQPATLYWAEALDGGNPRADAEYRDRIMMISAPFSGEPRELARTGQRFAGIDWAERDVALISDMERAKRWRRTWVFRPDQPSAEWRLLHEYSTEDAYNDPGSPIMRTAEAGNRVLLQRGNSIYLEGRGAGPEGDHPFVDRLDLNTLRTQRVWQSEKGAFESPVALLDDDARRILTRRETPTDPPNYFVRDTRNNRGVALTDFEDPAPQLRGLQKQLVTYERADGVPLNGTLYLPPDYREGQRLPVVVWAYPREYVNADVAGQVRSSANRFDTFNGASHLFFLTQGYAVFDGPSMPIIGGDTANNSYVEQLVASAQAAVDKVVEMGIADPDRIGVGGHSYGAFMTANLLAHSDVFRAGIARSGAYNRTLTPFGFQSEQRTFWEAPDLYARMSPFWYADEINEPILLIHGEADNNSGTFPVQSERMFAAVKGHGGTVRLVMLPHESHGYLGRESVLHALAEMVGWFDKYVKNAPPRERATSQQ
- a CDS encoding diguanylate cyclase, whose translation is MRRLGATLEAMPRRLLGVIVALLLLLVTTVDVLTPASVVIGVFYVIPIIIASCWLGPRAAVLSVLVASIGVMLAQSVGPGTEVLSPGTRIWNSFAQAILFFTVAAIQSSLCAALAHERELARTDPVTGVANERYFMQLAYREQRRSRRYRTPLTVGYVGIEWVDPEPEGNRRRKTEDLAVDVAAALASCVREIDVLARMGPGEFAVLLPHADGQGARIVFERLNDSLEGVRTRWPVRWNIGVVTFPAPPDQTEELVRAAERLMHSVRSAGGVIRYAAISPASVQAHSPFGA